The following proteins are co-located in the Defluviitalea raffinosedens genome:
- a CDS encoding BON domain-containing protein, with protein sequence MDKDNELVHTIETALRENLKHQVIDLNIHATDGTVYLTGFVDCLADKIQAEKVVQNYVPHVRFENNLTIAMNGNISDKELKEQTEDNLRHCEFADRLRNVNVKVEGGSATLIGSVNTLADEIKALEVARQTIGLKDVVSNLTIETAEEMYDDALLKSMVQQALNKSDLDRHSIIPTVEKGVVTLEGMVDHRYEVEMAGELIANVDGVIKIKNHLRNRQDDGEDPYVY encoded by the coding sequence ATGGATAAAGATAACGAATTGGTTCACACTATAGAAACTGCTCTTAGAGAAAATTTAAAACATCAGGTAATTGACCTTAATATTCATGCCACCGATGGGACCGTATATTTGACAGGCTTTGTGGATTGCCTGGCAGATAAAATTCAAGCAGAAAAGGTGGTTCAAAACTATGTTCCCCATGTTCGTTTTGAAAATAATTTAACCATTGCTATGAATGGAAATATATCAGATAAAGAACTTAAGGAGCAAACAGAAGACAATCTTCGTCACTGCGAATTTGCCGATCGTCTAAGGAATGTCAATGTAAAAGTAGAAGGCGGTTCCGCCACTCTGATCGGAAGTGTCAATACTTTAGCTGACGAAATTAAAGCTCTGGAAGTAGCAAGACAGACCATCGGCCTTAAAGATGTCGTAAGCAATTTGACCATAGAAACTGCCGAAGAAATGTATGATGATGCACTGTTAAAGAGCATGGTTCAGCAGGCACTCAATAAGTCTGATTTAGACAGGCATTCCATTATCCCAACGGTAGAAAAAGGTGTCGTGACTTTAGAAGGAATGGTCGACCATAGATACGAAGTAGAAATGGCTGGAGAATTAATCGCCAATGTGGATGGCGTTATAAAAATTAAAAACCATTTACGAAATCGCCAGGATGATGGAGAAGATCCATATGTGTATTAA